The uncultured Celeribacter sp. genome includes the window CCGCCGAGGCCAAAGGGTGTTCGGACGCGCTGTTCATGGATTATCGCGGCTATGTCGCCGAGGCGACCGGGGCGAACATCTTTTTCGTCAAGAACGGCGAAGTGCACACACCCGACCCTGATGCCATCCTGAACGGGATCACACGGCAGACTGTAATCGAGCTTCTCGAAAAGAAAGGCATCAAGGTGCATGTCCGCCGCATCTTGCCCGAGGAACTCGAAGGCTTTGAACAGTGCTTCCTGACCGGCACCGCGGCAGAGGTCACCCCGGTTGGCCAGATCGGCGATTACACCTTTGAAGTGGGCGCCCTGACCCGCGACATCGCGCAGGAATACGAACAGCTCGTGCGCAGTTGATCAAACAAGACAGCGCTCCTTCAGCCCATCGGTTGAGGGAGCCGCCTACAGATTTTCCGTTTTGCGCCGCCTTTCTGCGCTGAGCCCAAGATAACGCTCGCGGAAAATGATCGTGATCCCCGCCGCGATCACGATGGATGACCCGATGATCATCGGCACGGTCGGCACCTCATGGAACACCACATAGCCAATCAGTAACGCGAGAATCATCGACGCATAGTCGAACGGCGCCAGCATTGAGGCATCTGCATAGCGGTAACAGGAGGTCAGGAACACCTGCGCTACCCCACCGACCAGCCCACCCAGCACCAGAAATGTCCCGACTTTCAGGCTGGGCATCACCCAATCTGAAAAGGGAATGGTCATCAGCCCGGCAACGGTACAGGACATGGAGAACCAGAACACGATCGAGGTCGTACTTTCCGTCCGAACCATATTGCGCACATGCAGTTGCACAATGGCCGCCAGACAGGCGCCACCAAGCGCGACCATGGCGCCAAGTTGTTCATGTGGATCGGGAGCACCGTGCAAGACGGTGAACCGCGGCATCAACACGATAACCACCCCCAAAAGCCCGGCGAAGACGGCAAAAAACCGAAACAGCCGGACATCTTCGCCAGCAAACATCGCGGCAAACACCACCAGCAACAATGGCGAGGCATAGCCGATGGCCGTGGCCTCTGGCAGCGGCAACAGCGCCAGTGCGGAAAAGTTCAGAAACATTGCGCTGGCCCCGATCATCCCGCGCCAGACATGACCCATCGGGGATTTCACCTTTAGCCCGGCGCCGAACTCCTGACGCTGTGCCAGCCAAAGGAAAATGATCGGCAAGGCGAAAAGCGATCGGAAAAACACGGCTTCCCCGGCAGGCACTTCGGCACTGGACGCTTTCACCAGTGCAGACATGACAACGAAACAGCTGACAGAGCCAAGCTTCAACGCGATGCCGCGAAAGGGATTCATGACACAATCCTGACCAGAAACAGATGGCTCACCGTTTCACGACGGCGTCAAACGTGCAACGGCCCACTGCGCCGCGTCGCGCACGGTGGCGTCGGCATCCTCGCACAACACCCGCGCCACCTCGTGCAGCTCCGGACTTTCGGAATTCCCAATGGCATAGAGCACGTTGCGCACAAAGCGGTCCCGCCCAATCCGCTTGATCGGTGACCCGGAAAACCGCGCGCGGAAGGCCGCATCATCCAGCCCGGCCAGCTCAGCCAGCGGCGGGCTGATCAGATCGGGACGGGCGGCATATTTCATCTCGGTTGCCGCCACGGCGAATTTGTTCCAGGGGCAGGCGGCGAGACAGTCGTCACAGCCATAGATCCGATTGCCCATCAAGGCGCGCAAGTCCGGATCGACCGGCCCGTGATGTTCAATGGTCAGATAGGAAATGCAGCGCCGCGCATCGATCTGCCCGGGCGCAGGAAAGGCCGCCGTTGGACAGGCATCCAGACAGGCTGTGCAAGACCCGCAATGCGGCTTTTCAGCTGGATCAGGGTCGAATTCATGCGTCGTAAAGATCGCACCAATAAAAAACCAACTGCCCAGATCGCGCGACAAAAGATTGGTGTGTTTACCCTGCCACCCGAGCCCCGCTTGCGCCGCCAGCGGTTTTTCCATCACCGGGGCCGTGTCAACAAAAACCTTGATTTCCGTCTCAGGACCCGCCTGCTCGATCAGCCAGCGCCCCAGACGTTTCAGGCGTTTCTTGACCACGTCATGATAGTCGCGATTGCGGGCATAGACTGAAATTGTGCCGGTTTCGGGTCTATTTATAGCCTCCAGAGGATCATCATCCGGCGTATAAGCCTCGGCCAGCATGATCACCGATTTCGCCTCGGGCCAGAGCACGGCCGGATCGCCACGCCAAGCCATACGCTCCTCCATCCACTGCATCTGACCGTGACGGCCTTCCTCAACGAACTGCTGCAAACGCTCCATGGCTCCGGGGATCTCCGGGCGTCCGAAAGAGGCTTTGGAAAAGCCTTCTTCCAAAGCGCGTGCGCGCACCGCTTCTTTGTCCAAACCGGCCAAAGTCGCCCCTTTCGTCTGTTTTCACTATCCTTGTAGGGAATACCCCGCGACGCAAGGTCGATCAAAAATCCAGATCGGTGTAATGCGCGGGAGGCGGAAAGCCCGACACCTGATCCGCCAGCAACGACCGAAACGCCGGACGCGATTTGATCTTGGCGTACCAGTCCTTGACCACATCGTGCCGGTTCCAGTCCACATCCGAGATGTAATCGAGCGAGGATAGATGCGCCGCCGCCGCGAAATCGGCAAGGGTCATCGCATCCCCAGCCAGCCAACGACGGCGGTCCAGAAGCCAAGCCATGTAATCGAGATGGTATTTGATCGCCTTAGCGCCAGATTTGACATTCGCCGACACAGGATAGCCTGCCTTCATCAATTTGCGGTTCACCCGCTCATAGAGCAGGTTCGAGGTGACTTCGTGATGAAACTTGTCATCGAACCATGCCACCAGACGGCGCACCTCATAGCGGCCTTCCGCATCCTTGGGCATCAGCGGCGGCGTGGGGAAACGTTCTTCCAGATATTCACAGATCGGCGTGCTTTCCGCCAGATTCATGTCATCGATCCGCAGGATCGGGACCTTGCCCGCCGGGTTGCGCCGCAGGAAATCCGGATCCCGCTCCCAGTAGCGTTCCTCGACCAGTTCCACCTCAAGCTTCTTTTCCGCCAGACACAGGCGGACCTTGCGGCAAAAGGGGGATAGCGGGACGTGGAAAAGTCGGATCATGTTACTACTCGCGGTTTTCTTTCTAATTGCCGCGATTGCGCGGACAGTTCAATGCTCGAAACAGGCCGCCCGGCCATCGCGTTCGATTGTGGCCGCCCCATCGATGATTTGCGCAGCTCTCCGCCGAACGAAGGGGCCGGGGTTTCCGGCACTGCGATCTTTCGGCGCGGGCAGCACCGCAGCAAGCTGCGCCGCCTGCTGCGCCGTCAGCGCTTCGGGGCCGACACCGTAATAGTGCCGCGCAGCGGCTTCCGCGCCAAAGACCCCCGTATCAAACTCGGCCACGTTGAGATAGACCTCCAGAATACGGCGCTTGCTCCAGAACAGCTCCACAACCGGCGTCAGAGCCGCCTCAAGCGCTTTGCGCGACCATGTCCGGCCATGCCAGAGAAAGCTGTTCTTCACGGTTTGTTGACTGATGGTCGAGGCGCCGCGCTGTCCGCCCTCGGAAATTGCCGCCCGAATCGCCGACATGTCAAAGCCCCAGTGGCGGCAGAAATTGGCATCTTCCGCCGCGACCACGGCACGGGCCAGATGCGGGGAGATTTCTGACATAGGCGTCCAGCGGTAATCCACACCCTCGGGCTGTCGCCGGGCTTCAGCCAGCATATAGGGCGTCGTCGGCACCGGCACGACGCTGTAGAGCAAAATCCACAACAGCATGGCCCCGCAGAGCGCCAGAAGCGTGCGCATCACGATGCGCCGCAAACGCTGCGGCCAGGGCCGCGGAGCCGCCTTTTTGGTTTTGGATGTCTTTTTGCTCTTCTTCGCCATGGCAAGGAGGAACCATGACCGGTGGACCAAGGTCAAGCATTTGACAGTCCGGCAAAAGAAAAGCCCCCAACGCGGAGGGCTTTTCACATCTTTTCCGCTGTCTTCCGGGATCATTCCGCCGGAATTGCGCCTTCTTCAAGGGTCAACGGCACTGGCAGGTGCACCAGCATCTCTTTCGGGCAGACCTGCAGGAAGTTGCCTTTCTGCTCATCCCAATGCGACAGGATGTCATCGGCCTTGATCGAGTTGGTCTCTGCTGCGTGACGTGTGATCAGACCTTTCAGCTCAGCTTCCCAGTGATCGACCGTGACCGGACAGGTGACCAGCGTTTCCGGGTTGATCAGCTTTTCAGCTTCACCATCCGGGTCATAGAGATAGGCCATGCCGCCCGTCATCCCGGCCCCAAAGTTGGCCCCAATCCCGCCAAGGATCACGGCAATCCCGCCGGTCATGTACTCACAGCCGTTCGATCCGCAGCCTTCGATCACCACTTTCGCACCGGAGTTGCGCACGGCGAAACGTTCACCCGCACGGCCCGCCGCGAACAGATAGCCATCCGTCGCACCATAGAGCACGGTGTTGCCGATGATCGTGTTTTCCGAGGCCACCAGCGGCGAATGCATCGGCGGACGGACGACGATCGTACCGCCCGACAAGCCCTTGCCGACATAGTCGTTGGCATCGCCCGACACTTCGATCTTCAGGCCCGGGGCCGCAAAGGCGCCCAGAGACTGCCCGGCAGAGCCCGTCAGCTTCACCGTCAGGTGATCCGGTTGCAGCGTGTTGCGCATGCCGAATTTCGACACGATGTGGCTCGATGTCCGCGTGCCGATGGTCCGCAGGGTGTTTTGCACAGCATAGGACAGCTGCATCTTTTCGCCATCGTTCAGGAAACGCGCCGCATCAGACACGATTTGCGCATCCAGCGTGTCCGGCACCGCATTGCGCGGTTTGGACCGATCGTAGACGATTTTGTCGGCACCATCGACGGTGATCAGAAGCGGGTTCAGGTCGAGATCGTCAAGATGCGCAGATCCACGGCTGACCTGCGTCAGCAGATCGGCACGACCGATCACCTCATCAAGCGACCGCGCACCGATGGAAGCCAGCAGCTCGCGCACTTCCTGTGCGTAGAAGGTGATCAGGTTCACGACCTTGTCGGCATTGCCGGTAAACTTGTCCCGCAGGCGTTCATCCTGCGTACAGACGCCCACCGGGCAGGTGTTCGACTGGCACTGACGCACCATGATACAGCCCATAGCGATCAGCGCCGCGGTGCCGATCCCGTATTCCTCGGCTCCGAGCATCGCAGCCATGACAATGTCCCGCCCCGTGCGCAAACCACCGTCCGTGCGCAGGGTGATCCGCTCACGCAGGTTGTTCATGGCCAGCACCTGATGCGCCTCGGTCAGACCCATTTCCCAGGGCAGGCCCGCGAATTTGATCGAGGTCGCCGGAGAGGCCCCAGTACCACCATTGTGACCCGAAATCAGGATGATGTCGGCCTTGGCCTTGGCCACACCGGCAGCAATGGTGCCAACACCCGAGGAGGCCACCAGTTTCACCGTCACCTTGCAGCGCGGGTTGATCTGCTTGAGGTCGTAGATCAGCTGCGCAAGGTCTTCGATCGAATAGATGTCGTGGTGCGGCGGCGGTGAAATCAGGGTCACACCCTTGGTCGAATGCCGCAGCTTGGCAATCAGGTCGGTCACTTTCATGCCCGGAAGCTGGCCACCCTCGCCGGGTTTCGCCCCCTGAGCGACTTTGATTTCAAGTTCTTCACAGTGCAGCAGATATTCCGCCGTCACCCCGAAGCGACCCGAAGCCACCTGTTTGATCTTGGCCGAGGCGTTGTCGCCATTGGGTTCCGGCGTGAAATCGTCCGGGCTTTCGCCCCCTTCACCCGAATCCGACTTGGCGCCGATGCGGTTCATCGCGATGGACAGGGTGCGGTGTGCCTCGGGCGAGAGCGCCCCGAGCGACATGCCCGGCGTCACAAAGCGTTTGCGGATCGAGGTGATCGATTCAACCTCTTCGATCGGCACCGGTTTGCCCATCGGTTTGAAGTCCAGCAAATCGCGCAGATGGATCGGCGGGTTCGACTGCATCTTGGCCGAGTACTGTTTCCACATCTCATAGGATGCGCGGTCACAGGCCGATTGCAGCATATGCATCGACTGGGCTTCCCAGGCATGGGTTTCGCCGGATTTGCGCGCTTTGTAGAAACCACCGATGGGCAGCGTGTTGCCGCCGCGCCAGCCTTTCTTGTGCACGCTTTCCACCTTGCGTTGGATACCGCCCACACCGATGCCGGAAATCCGCGAATGCATGCCGGGGAAGAATTCGGCGCACATCGCGCGGGACAGACCCACGGCTTCGAAATTGAGACCACCGCGATAGGAGGAAATCACCGAGATCCCCATTTTCGCCATGATTTTCAACAGGCCGGCGTCCACTGCCTTGCGATAGCGCGCAACGGCTTCGGTGAGGCTGCAATCCAGCAGGCCGCGGTTGATGCGGTCAGAAAGGCTGTCCTCTGCAAGATAGGCGTTCACGATGGTGGCGCCGCAGCCAATCAGCACCGCAAAGTAATGCGGGTCGATACATTCGGCGGAGCGCACGCCCAGCGAACAGAAGGTGCGCAGACCTTTGCGGGTCAGCCAGCTGTGCACCGCGGAGGTCGCCAGAATCATCGGCATGGCCACGCGGGTCTCGTTCTGCCCCTGATCCGTCAGGATGACATGACCGCCACCGGACCGCACAGCGTCTTCGGCTTCGGCACGAATGCGTTCCAGCCCCTTGCGCAGCGCATCGGGCCCACCATCTGCCGGAAAGGTACAATCGATGGTGGTCATCGGCGCGTTGAAATGATCTTTCAGCGCCTCAAATTGCGCGTTGCCGACAAAGGGGCTTTCCAGCACGAGAATCTCGGTCTGGCTGCTGTCTTCGTCCAACACGTTCTTGAGGTTGCCGAACCGCGTTTTCAGGCTCATCACGCGATATTCGCGCAGGCTGTCGATCGGCGGGTTGGTCACCTGGCTGAAGTTCTGGCGAAAGAAATGCGACAGCGGACGATAGGTGTTCGACAGCACCGCAGAGGGCGTGTCATCCCCCATGGAGGCCAGAGCCTCTTTGCCATCCTCGGCCATGGGCGCAAGGATCTGCTCCAGTTCTTCGATGGTGTAACCCGCTGCGATCTGACGCTTTTTCAGCTCCTCACCAGCGTAGATCGCTGTTTCGGACAGGCCGGAAAGCTCGGTCTCCAGATCCACGATCTTGCCGACCCAATCGCCGAAAGGTTGCGAGTTGGCCAGGCGATCTTTGATTTCCGTGTCATGGTAAAGCTTGCCTTCGGCCATATCGACCGCCAGCAGTTGCCCCGGTCCCAATGCGCCTTTTTCGACCACGGTGGCTTCGTCGGTCGGCACCATGCCCACCTCGGACCCTGCGATCACAAGACCATCCCCGGTCACGACATAGCGCATCGGCCGCAGACCGTTGCGGTCAAGACCGGCGCAGACCCAGCGACCATCGGTCATGGCAAGCGCCGCCGGACCGTCCCAAGGCTCCATCACCGAGTTCACATAGGAATACATGTCACGCCATGATTTCGGCAGTTCCTCGGCGTTTTTCGACCAGGCTTCGGGCACCAGCATGGTTTTCGCCATCGGCGCAGAACGCCCAGCGCGCACCAGAACCTCGAACACCGAATCGAGCGCAGCCGAATCGGACGACCCCTGCGGGATGATCGGCTTGATGTCTTCGGCCATATCGCCGAAAGTCGAAGACGCCATGCGGATTTCGTGCGACTTCATCCAGTTGCTGTTGCCGTTGATGGTGTTGATTTCACCATTGTGCGCCAGCATGCGGAACGGCTGCGCCAGCCACCATTGCGGGAAGGTGTTGGTGGAATAGCGCTGGTGATAAATCGCAAACGCCGATTCGAACCTTTCATCCATCAGGTCCGGATAGAACACCGCAACCTGCTCTGCCAGCATCATCCCCTTGTAGATGATCGAGCGACAGGACAGCGAACAGATGTAGAGATCGCGCACTCCGGCCGCCTGCGACGCTTTTTCGATCCGGCGACGGATGACATAGAGTTCGCGCTCAAAGGTCTCTTCGTCCACGCCTTTGCTGTTGGAAATCAGAATTTGTTCGATTTCCGGGCGCGTCGCATTGGCCTTTTCGCCAAGACAATCCGTGTTCACCGGAACGTGGCGCCAGCCATAGATGTAATAGCCCATGCGCAGTACTTCGGTTTCCACGATCGTGCGGCAGGTTTCCTGCGCGCCAAAGTCCGTGCGCGGCAGGAACACCTGACCCACGGCCAGAAGTTCGCCATGGCGCGATTCATGGCCAGTGCGCCGGATCTGGTCGCCAAAGAAATGGTGCGGGATCTGAACGTGAATACCGGCGCCGTCGCCGGTTTTACCGTCCGCGTCGACAGCCCCACGGTGCCAGATCGCTTTCAGAGCGGAGATGCCGTTTTCAACGACTTTGCGGGATTTCGAACCATCGACAGAAACCACGAGACCCACGCCACAGGACGAATGCTCGTCCTCTTCGCGGAACAGAGAGTTCTCTGCCATCCACTGGCGCTTCGCCTCTTCGCTTGCGGCCCAGCTTGCATCAAATTTCGTCATTTTAGATACCTTTCGTATAAAGGCCGGGGGCCGTGCCCCCGAAAAACTCTGTTACTGGGCGGCGACGGCAGCGGTCTGATCGATGTAGTCGATCATCGCATCTGCAGCTTCGCGCCCGTCGCGGATCGCCCAAACGACAAGCGAAGCGCCGCGCTGGATGTCCCCACAGGCATAGACGCCCTCAAGTTTCGTCGCATGGGTCTGGAAATCGGCCATGACGGTGCCCCAACGGGTCACTTCCAGATCCGGCACGCCCCAGAGCGTCGGCAACTCTTCCGGTTCGAAACCGAGCGCCTTGATCACCAGATCGGCCTCTTCCACATAATCGGCCCCTTCGATCACCTCGGGGGACTGACGCCCGGAGGCATCCGGCGCGCCCAGGCGCATTTTCTGCACCATCACGCCGGTCACCGGATCGCCGGCAAAGCCTTTGGGCGCGGACAGCCAGACGAATTCGACGCCTTCTTCTTCGGCGTTCTGGGTTTCGCGCTGAGAGCCGGGCATGTTTGCACGGTCACGACGATAAAGACATTTGACCGAGGTCGCCCCCTGACGGATCGCGGTCCGCACACAGTCCATGGCGGTATCACCACCACCGATAACCACGACCTTTTTGCCTTCGGCGTTCAATTCGCCGCTCAGATACTCTTCGACCTCATCGCCGAAGGACACCTTGTTGGAAGCGGTCAGATAGTCGATCGCGCGCACGATCCCTTCGGCGCCAGACCCCGGCCCCTTGAGATCGCGGGATTTGTACACGCCGGTCGCAATCAGAACGGCGTCATGCTTGCCGCGGATCGCGTCAAAGGAAATGTCTTCGCCCACATTGCAGTTCAGCACGAATTCGACACCGGACTTTTCCAGCTGTTCGACACGACGCAGCACGATCTCTTTTTCCAGCTTGAAGCCCGGAATGCCGTACATCATCAAGCCAC containing:
- a CDS encoding DMT family transporter; this translates as MNPFRGIALKLGSVSCFVVMSALVKASSAEVPAGEAVFFRSLFALPIIFLWLAQRQEFGAGLKVKSPMGHVWRGMIGASAMFLNFSALALLPLPEATAIGYASPLLLVVFAAMFAGEDVRLFRFFAVFAGLLGVVIVLMPRFTVLHGAPDPHEQLGAMVALGGACLAAIVQLHVRNMVRTESTTSIVFWFSMSCTVAGLMTIPFSDWVMPSLKVGTFLVLGGLVGGVAQVFLTSCYRYADASMLAPFDYASMILALLIGYVVFHEVPTVPMIIGSSIVIAAGITIIFRERYLGLSAERRRKTENL
- the queG gene encoding tRNA epoxyqueuosine(34) reductase QueG produces the protein MAGLDKEAVRARALEEGFSKASFGRPEIPGAMERLQQFVEEGRHGQMQWMEERMAWRGDPAVLWPEAKSVIMLAEAYTPDDDPLEAINRPETGTISVYARNRDYHDVVKKRLKRLGRWLIEQAGPETEIKVFVDTAPVMEKPLAAQAGLGWQGKHTNLLSRDLGSWFFIGAIFTTHEFDPDPAEKPHCGSCTACLDACPTAAFPAPGQIDARRCISYLTIEHHGPVDPDLRALMGNRIYGCDDCLAACPWNKFAVAATEMKYAARPDLISPPLAELAGLDDAAFRARFSGSPIKRIGRDRFVRNVLYAIGNSESPELHEVARVLCEDADATVRDAAQWAVARLTPS
- a CDS encoding glutathione S-transferase family protein produces the protein MIRLFHVPLSPFCRKVRLCLAEKKLEVELVEERYWERDPDFLRRNPAGKVPILRIDDMNLAESTPICEYLEERFPTPPLMPKDAEGRYEVRRLVAWFDDKFHHEVTSNLLYERVNRKLMKAGYPVSANVKSGAKAIKYHLDYMAWLLDRRRWLAGDAMTLADFAAAAHLSSLDYISDVDWNRHDVVKDWYAKIKSRPAFRSLLADQVSGFPPPAHYTDLDF
- the mtgA gene encoding monofunctional biosynthetic peptidoglycan transglycosylase — translated: MAKKSKKTSKTKKAAPRPWPQRLRRIVMRTLLALCGAMLLWILLYSVVPVPTTPYMLAEARRQPEGVDYRWTPMSEISPHLARAVVAAEDANFCRHWGFDMSAIRAAISEGGQRGASTISQQTVKNSFLWHGRTWSRKALEAALTPVVELFWSKRRILEVYLNVAEFDTGVFGAEAAARHYYGVGPEALTAQQAAQLAAVLPAPKDRSAGNPGPFVRRRAAQIIDGAATIERDGRAACFEH
- the gltB gene encoding glutamate synthase large subunit; translated protein: MTKFDASWAASEEAKRQWMAENSLFREEDEHSSCGVGLVVSVDGSKSRKVVENGISALKAIWHRGAVDADGKTGDGAGIHVQIPHHFFGDQIRRTGHESRHGELLAVGQVFLPRTDFGAQETCRTIVETEVLRMGYYIYGWRHVPVNTDCLGEKANATRPEIEQILISNSKGVDEETFERELYVIRRRIEKASQAAGVRDLYICSLSCRSIIYKGMMLAEQVAVFYPDLMDERFESAFAIYHQRYSTNTFPQWWLAQPFRMLAHNGEINTINGNSNWMKSHEIRMASSTFGDMAEDIKPIIPQGSSDSAALDSVFEVLVRAGRSAPMAKTMLVPEAWSKNAEELPKSWRDMYSYVNSVMEPWDGPAALAMTDGRWVCAGLDRNGLRPMRYVVTGDGLVIAGSEVGMVPTDEATVVEKGALGPGQLLAVDMAEGKLYHDTEIKDRLANSQPFGDWVGKIVDLETELSGLSETAIYAGEELKKRQIAAGYTIEELEQILAPMAEDGKEALASMGDDTPSAVLSNTYRPLSHFFRQNFSQVTNPPIDSLREYRVMSLKTRFGNLKNVLDEDSSQTEILVLESPFVGNAQFEALKDHFNAPMTTIDCTFPADGGPDALRKGLERIRAEAEDAVRSGGGHVILTDQGQNETRVAMPMILATSAVHSWLTRKGLRTFCSLGVRSAECIDPHYFAVLIGCGATIVNAYLAEDSLSDRINRGLLDCSLTEAVARYRKAVDAGLLKIMAKMGISVISSYRGGLNFEAVGLSRAMCAEFFPGMHSRISGIGVGGIQRKVESVHKKGWRGGNTLPIGGFYKARKSGETHAWEAQSMHMLQSACDRASYEMWKQYSAKMQSNPPIHLRDLLDFKPMGKPVPIEEVESITSIRKRFVTPGMSLGALSPEAHRTLSIAMNRIGAKSDSGEGGESPDDFTPEPNGDNASAKIKQVASGRFGVTAEYLLHCEELEIKVAQGAKPGEGGQLPGMKVTDLIAKLRHSTKGVTLISPPPHHDIYSIEDLAQLIYDLKQINPRCKVTVKLVASSGVGTIAAGVAKAKADIILISGHNGGTGASPATSIKFAGLPWEMGLTEAHQVLAMNNLRERITLRTDGGLRTGRDIVMAAMLGAEEYGIGTAALIAMGCIMVRQCQSNTCPVGVCTQDERLRDKFTGNADKVVNLITFYAQEVRELLASIGARSLDEVIGRADLLTQVSRGSAHLDDLDLNPLLITVDGADKIVYDRSKPRNAVPDTLDAQIVSDAARFLNDGEKMQLSYAVQNTLRTIGTRTSSHIVSKFGMRNTLQPDHLTVKLTGSAGQSLGAFAAPGLKIEVSGDANDYVGKGLSGGTIVVRPPMHSPLVASENTIIGNTVLYGATDGYLFAAGRAGERFAVRNSGAKVVIEGCGSNGCEYMTGGIAVILGGIGANFGAGMTGGMAYLYDPDGEAEKLINPETLVTCPVTVDHWEAELKGLITRHAAETNSIKADDILSHWDEQKGNFLQVCPKEMLVHLPVPLTLEEGAIPAE
- a CDS encoding NAD(P)-dependent oxidoreductase, with translation MAKEPMLKFVTVGRDMPEKRSADDRKDDFLEIYGEFAEQKAVEQASRCSQCGVPYCHTHCPLHNNIPDWLRLTATGRLKEAYELSQSTNTFPEICGRICPQDRLCEGNCVIEQSGHGTVTIGSIEKYITDTAWEEGWVELIKPAAEREESVGIIGSGPGGLAAADRMRRAGFKVTVYERSDRAGGLMMYGIPGFKLEKEIVLRRVEQLEKSGVEFVLNCNVGEDISFDAIRGKHDAVLIATGVYKSRDLKGPGSGAEGIVRAIDYLTASNKVSFGDEVEEYLSGELNAEGKKVVVIGGGDTAMDCVRTAIRQGATSVKCLYRRDRANMPGSQRETQNAEEEGVEFVWLSAPKGFAGDPVTGVMVQKMRLGAPDASGRQSPEVIEGADYVEEADLVIKALGFEPEELPTLWGVPDLEVTRWGTVMADFQTHATKLEGVYACGDIQRGASLVVWAIRDGREAADAMIDYIDQTAAVAAQ